The following proteins are encoded in a genomic region of Stegostoma tigrinum isolate sSteTig4 chromosome 10, sSteTig4.hap1, whole genome shotgun sequence:
- the ccdc177 gene encoding coiled-coil domain-containing protein 177, with amino-acid sequence MGSLSEPAGGMVEEAGNGSAEPTGAPAMPGGMPRRQESPLFRLDLDNFDSSEAEGSRYVLTSPRSLEACARCGVRPVELLQRNVNEFAREAPGRSMRVASGLYEVYERDRRRKLRDCRQEREKIIREEEERRRRRTGVVRNSLPASPSSSRAQKSQPLDLSRSQSVDQLQKKPGSRSTVTSSDSGASSSSFSGDAAKDGHSWLLRASPRGMALGASLGKSLSLGDLCQSPQTAQKVARIVREVKQKGHVEVSDRDRKIAALMLARRQEEALMSGRSHRTHVEWEARRRREAARREAEERGRQRALLQCRRMWECTLDARRSKLSQEQEEAARLRQQQSLLQEEKWRLLAGSQERQRRGKREHAKLEALGKKMQQEEHLRARELEEQTDLKLRDQLLHQKLNLAQQKKVEKDEKQAKEKKLANAVERLKHEAALKEISKEMEMEKKVLRMSLEQKLARSQENYEQLMEKRNRELKERATREDFQIRRARTAAEQHEKEHQEHLEALARAAERKLRHATQVAQEKINQISRRAGESRVERERIHRLNKMKLQEDEECKRREIQDSITKKLEKSERIFRERQIALENSRSLARASFQIRDKVRLEINTRTFDKMALEAELHAHLDKK; translated from the coding sequence ATGGGCTCCCTTAGCGAACCCGCCGGCGGGATGGTGGAAGAGGCCGGGAACGGTAGCGCCGAGCCCACGGGGGCCCCGGCCATGCCGGGCGGGATGCCGAGGCGCCAGGAGTCGCCGCTGTTCCGCCTGGACCTGGACAACTTCGACAGCTCGGAGGCGGAGGGCAGCCGCTATGTGCTGACCAGCCCCCGGTCGCTGGAAGCCTGCGCCCGGTGCGGGGTCAGGCCGGTCGAGCTGCTCCAGAGGAACGTCAACGAGTTCGCCCGGGAGGCTCCAGGCCGCTCCATGAGGGTGGCCAGCGGCCTGTACGAGGTGTACGAGAGGGACAGGCGGAGGAAGCTGAGGGACTGCAGGCAGGAGAGGGAGAAGATCAtccgggaggaggaggagaggaggaggaggaggacaggagTGGTCAGGAACAGCCTCCCCGCTTCCCCATCCTCCAGCAGGGCTCAGAAAAGCCAACCCTTGGACCTGAGCAGGAGTCAGTCCGTGGACCAGCTGCAGAAGAAGCCGGGCAGCCGCTCAACAGTGACCTCCTCGGATTCAGGAGCCTCCTCGTCCTCCTTCAGTGGCGACGCCGCCAAGGACGGGCACAGTTGGCTGCTCAGGGCGAGCCCCAGGGGCATGGCACTTGGTGCCAGCCTAGGCAAGAGCTTGAGCCTCGGCGACCTGTGCCAGTCTCCTCAGACCGCTCAGAAGGTGGCTCGGATCGTCCGGGAGGTCAAGCAGAAGGGGCACGTCGAGGTGTCTGACCGGGACAGGAAGATTGCCGCCCTCATGCTGGCCAGGCGCCAGGAGGAGGCGCTGATGAGCGGCCGGAGCCACCGGACTCACGTGGAGTGGGAGGCGCGCCGGAGGAGGGAGGCGGCGAGGAGGGAGGCGGAGGAGCGCGGGAGGCAGAGAGCACTGTTGCAGTGCCGGAGGATGTGGGAGTGCACGCTGGACGCGCGCCGCTCGAAGCTGagccaggagcaggaggaggcggCCAGGCTCCGGCAGCAGCAGTCCCTCCTGCAAGAGGAGAAGTGGAGGCTGCTGGCGGGCAGCCAGGAACGGCAGAGGAGAGGCAAGCGGGAGCATGCCAAGCTCGAGGCGCTGGGGAAGAAGATGCAGCAGGAAGAGCACCTGAGGGCCAGGGAGCTGGAAGAGCAGACGGACCTCAAGTTGAGGGACCAGCTCTTGCACCAGAAGTTGAACCTGGCCCAGCAGAAGAAAGTGGAGAAGGACGAGAAGCAGGCCAAGGAGAAGAAGCTGGCCAACGCGGTGGAGAGGCTGAAGCACGAGGCTGCCCTGAAGGAGATCTCCAAGGAAATGGAGATGGAGAAGAAGGTGCTGAGGATGTCTCTGGAGCAGAAGCTGGCCCGGTCTCAGGAGAACTACGAACAGCTGATGGAGAAGCGAAATCGGGAGTTGAAGGAGAGGGCAACGAGGGAGGATTTTCAGATCCGGCGGGCGAGGACAGCTGCCGAGCAGCACGAGAAGGAGCACCAGGAACACCTGGAAGCCTTGGCTCGGGCAGCGGAGAGGAAGCTCCGGCACGCAACGCAGGTCGCCCAAGAAAAGATCAACCAGATATCCCGCAGGGCTGGCGAGAGccgggtggagagagagaggatccacCGGCTCAACAAAATGAAACTGCAGGAAGACGAGGAGTGCAAGCGGAGGGAGATCCAAGACTCCATCACAAAAAAACTGGAGAAAAGCGAGCGCATCTTCAGGGAAAGGCAGATTGCCCTGGAGAACTCACGATCCTTGGCCAGGGCCTCCTTCCAAATCCGAGATAAGGTGCGCTTGGAAATAAACACGAGGACTTTCGATAAGATGGCCCTTGAGGCAGAACTGCATGCCCACCTGGACAAAAAGTAG